The Catenulispora sp. EB89 sequence CTGGTGGCGCGCGGGCGGGCTCGCGTTTCGTGTCCGGGGGTGCAGCGGGGCTGAGCGTGACGACGGGGGTCGTGCTGATGGCGCTCGGTGTGGCGGTCACGGCCGGCGTCTGATGCGTGCCCGGCGTGCCCGGCCCTGGTCCGACTGGCCGCCTCCGAGCGGCGCGCCCGGCGTCGTGGGCCAATAGTGGGAGGACACAACCGCCCGCCGGAAGGAGCCCCCATGGCCTGCCGAGAACGCACCGACCTGGGCCTGCTGGCACTGCGCCTGAGCACCGGCGGCATTCTGATCGCCCACGGCACGCAGAAGCTCTTCGGCTGGTTCGGCGGCCGCGGCCTGAAGGGCGCAGCCGGCGCGATGCACGCCATGGGCTTCCGCCCCGGCCTCCCGAACGCCGCCATGGCGGGCCTCAGCGAATCCGGCGGCGGCCTCCTCCTGGCCCTCGGCGCCGCCACCCCCGCCGCCGGCGCGGCAGTGGTCGGAGCCATGTCGGCCGCAGTGGAGGTGCACCGACCCTCCGGCTTCTTCAACAGCGGCGGCGGCTACGAATACCCAGCCTTCCTCGCACTGGCCGCGACAGGCCTGGCGATCACGGGCCCAGGCCGGTACTCGATCGACCACGCCACCGGCAACCGCCTGAA is a genomic window containing:
- a CDS encoding DoxX family protein; translated protein: MACRERTDLGLLALRLSTGGILIAHGTQKLFGWFGGRGLKGAAGAMHAMGFRPGLPNAAMAGLSESGGGLLLALGAATPAAGAAVVGAMSAAVEVHRPSGFFNSGGGYEYPAFLALAATGLAITGPGRYSIDHATGNRLNSPKVFAGAYALSAIAATVVLRRRTKVMAAQATAKAQAAAKEEEVSPEEAVAELP